tctctctctctctctctcttcatatgCCGTGTTAACCAAGATAAAACCCTTCTCCTCCGACCACCTACCTTTCTTGCTTCCCCTGAGTCCCCTTCTTGACACTGCGCTTCCTCTCAAAACCTTTCACAGGACACTTGGAGTTTCTCACTCCTCTCTGCAACTTTCTTTAATGCATCCTTTAGCTTGACGGAAAAgagaagcaagagagagaaataacGGAGAAAACCGCACTCGCCCACGAAGTTTAAACATGAGGAATCTCTATCCCAAAAACAAAGGTAAAGTATACCCAtcgccttcctcttcttcttctacaatcTCCAACTGTTCTTCTCCAAGTAGAGATGTTCTGTCTGTGTTAAAGTTACTCCCAGCAGCCATTCTTGCTCTGGCTTCTGTTCTTAGCTTGGAAGATCGGGAGGTATTGGCTTACATGATAACCAGGTCGATGAAGACGACAACCAGTCCATCTTCGATGatcgaagagaagaagaagtacaaGAAATCTACCAACACCCATAAGTCTCCGCTATTCGACTGTGGTTGTTTCGACTGTTACAGAAGCTACTGGTTCAGGTGGGACTCGTCGCCCAATAGGGAGCTCATACACCATGTCATTGAAGCTTTCGAAGATCACCTGAACAACGGCGAGCTGTCTAAGAAGAACAAcggaagaggaaagaagaaggataaAATGAATCGCCGACGGGTCATTGAGAAATCC
The nucleotide sequence above comes from Telopea speciosissima isolate NSW1024214 ecotype Mountain lineage chromosome 3, Tspe_v1, whole genome shotgun sequence. Encoded proteins:
- the LOC122653923 gene encoding uncharacterized protein LOC122653923: MRNLYPKNKGKVYPSPSSSSSTISNCSSPSRDVLSVLKLLPAAILALASVLSLEDREVLAYMITRSMKTTTSPSSMIEEKKKYKKSTNTHKSPLFDCGCFDCYRSYWFRWDSSPNRELIHHVIEAFEDHLNNGELSKKNNGRGKKKDKMNRRRVIEKSDADRSERERFVVSMKEAEKLEMKLKPEKADPLPEGDAFAVIMSGKAEEEEDEEEQVQEEEEEEGCVEGEVKCTNRRDTAEGMEAEVHVPAASGGHHYQQQQQHRHHHHKGLARMVIPDVLGLLNSRLWSLWNPSI